The following proteins are co-located in the Chryseobacterium daecheongense genome:
- a CDS encoding pyridoxal-dependent decarboxylase yields MEKHLENDLSEIGNLLETIKKQGLAYLDALPDRKTSVDSKEYVSEDKVPESGYGTKKVLEVFNERFEPVMVGSSGPRYWGFVTGGSTPASIAGDWLASVYDQNTQSTKGQGGISAIIELETIQLMLDLLGLPKNFLGGFVTGATMSNFTCLAVARQWLGSEKGKDIAKDGISIPIKVLTATPHSSSLKSLSLLGIGSGNIVKIKTIEGNREAMNIDDLENRIIELKEEPFILISSGGTVNTVDFDDFKAIAELKKKHNFWWHIDAAFGGFAACSDETKHLLEGWEQADSITVDCHKWLNVPYESAVFFVKDQYRLLQVETFQNSNAPYLGDPLENFSYLNFLPENSRRLKALPAWFSIMAYGKQGYQEIVENNIRWAKQLGHFIDSSSDFKLLAPVRLNTVCFSLKNEADHDKVNEFLEKLNSTGKVFMTPTFYNQHKGIRAAFVNWRTNENDISMVFDLMKEISKTLN; encoded by the coding sequence ATGGAAAAACATCTTGAAAATGATTTGTCGGAAATCGGCAACTTATTAGAAACTATAAAAAAGCAGGGGCTTGCTTATCTGGATGCTTTACCCGATAGAAAAACATCCGTTGATTCAAAGGAATATGTTTCCGAAGACAAAGTACCGGAGTCCGGATATGGAACAAAAAAAGTACTGGAAGTTTTTAATGAAAGATTTGAACCGGTTATGGTTGGATCATCAGGTCCCAGATACTGGGGTTTTGTTACAGGAGGTTCCACTCCTGCTTCTATTGCCGGAGACTGGCTGGCTTCTGTTTATGACCAGAATACCCAATCAACAAAAGGACAGGGAGGTATTTCTGCGATTATAGAGCTGGAAACCATACAATTAATGCTCGATCTTTTGGGGCTCCCTAAAAATTTTCTCGGTGGCTTTGTAACCGGAGCAACAATGTCTAATTTTACCTGTCTTGCAGTAGCAAGACAATGGTTAGGAAGTGAAAAAGGAAAAGATATTGCAAAAGACGGCATTTCGATACCCATAAAAGTGCTTACCGCGACACCCCATTCTTCAAGCCTTAAATCACTATCACTTTTAGGGATAGGAAGCGGAAATATTGTGAAAATTAAAACAATAGAAGGGAATAGGGAAGCGATGAATATAGATGATCTAGAAAATCGTATCATTGAATTAAAAGAGGAGCCATTTATCCTGATCTCCAGTGGTGGAACTGTGAATACGGTAGATTTTGATGATTTTAAGGCAATAGCTGAACTTAAAAAAAAGCATAACTTCTGGTGGCATATTGATGCTGCATTTGGAGGATTTGCAGCTTGCTCAGATGAAACCAAACATCTTTTGGAAGGCTGGGAGCAGGCTGACAGTATTACTGTGGATTGCCATAAATGGTTAAACGTTCCTTACGAAAGTGCAGTGTTTTTCGTAAAAGATCAGTACAGGTTATTACAGGTAGAGACATTCCAGAATTCCAATGCTCCATATCTCGGGGATCCATTGGAAAACTTCAGTTATCTGAACTTTCTTCCTGAAAACTCAAGAAGGTTAAAAGCCTTACCTGCCTGGTTTTCAATAATGGCCTATGGAAAACAAGGGTATCAGGAAATAGTTGAAAATAATATAAGATGGGCCAAACAGCTTGGTCATTTTATAGATAGCAGTTCGGATTTTAAACTTCTGGCACCTGTCCGTCTGAATACGGTGTGTTTCAGTTTGAAAAATGAAGCTGATCACGATAAGGTTAATGAATTCTTAGAAAAATTAAATAGTACAGGAAAAGTATTTATGACGCCTACTTTTTATAATCAGCATAAAGGGATCAGGGCTGCATTTGTAAATTGGAGAACCAATGAAAATGATATAAGTATGGTTTTTGATCTCATGAAGGAGATATCAAAGACATTGAACTAA
- a CDS encoding serine hydrolase — protein MESIKTVDRNAIVDSTITAFEKKLLEKQIDSVFSRFNFNGSIAVFKDSTQLYKKESGLSNFENKTKINDSTIFAIGSVSKQFTAVLVLLEMEQNKLNIEDKVSRYLKEFQTKEYENITIRQLLNHTSGLNTLGGKLLFKSGLGFFYSNDGFNALGKIVEKVSGNSYDKNVQELFKKAGMKNSSTGDVFEGKNFASAYIGNKKNAERVPNMPRRLGGKEIGIPAGGILSTIDDLRRWNNALYGGKVLKPETLQKFISKSSERHHAILGKMGYGYGIMLNIGEPTAYFHSGYVMGSPSLNIYYPYTKTSVIILSNIADEAKGKASVFRPHIEVKKITDAIENTVIDLRQQMIRTSNNKNEL, from the coding sequence ATGGAATCTATAAAAACGGTTGACAGGAATGCAATCGTAGACTCCACCATTACCGCCTTCGAGAAAAAACTTTTGGAAAAACAGATCGACTCTGTATTCTCACGATTTAATTTTAATGGAAGTATCGCTGTTTTCAAGGACTCTACACAATTATATAAAAAAGAAAGCGGACTCTCTAACTTTGAAAATAAAACAAAAATCAACGACAGTACTATTTTTGCCATCGGCTCTGTAAGTAAGCAATTTACGGCAGTTCTTGTTTTACTTGAAATGGAACAAAACAAGCTGAATATCGAAGATAAAGTTTCCAGATACCTCAAGGAATTTCAAACAAAAGAATACGAAAATATTACAATCCGTCAGCTTCTGAACCATACCTCCGGATTAAATACGCTGGGAGGTAAGCTTTTATTCAAAAGTGGATTGGGTTTTTTCTATTCCAATGATGGCTTTAATGCATTGGGAAAAATCGTTGAAAAAGTATCAGGAAACTCTTATGACAAAAACGTCCAGGAATTGTTTAAAAAGGCAGGAATGAAAAATTCTTCAACAGGAGATGTTTTTGAGGGAAAGAATTTCGCAAGTGCTTATATTGGAAATAAGAAGAATGCGGAAAGGGTTCCTAATATGCCGCGCAGATTGGGAGGAAAAGAAATTGGGATCCCGGCAGGTGGAATTCTTTCTACCATAGATGATTTACGCCGCTGGAATAACGCTCTATATGGTGGTAAAGTTTTGAAACCGGAAACCCTTCAGAAATTCATCTCTAAAAGTTCCGAAAGACATCATGCTATTTTAGGAAAAATGGGTTACGGATATGGTATAATGCTCAATATAGGCGAACCGACAGCCTATTTCCACAGTGGCTATGTTATGGGTTCTCCTTCCCTAAACATTTATTACCCATATACTAAAACTTCAGTCATTATATTGTCTAATATTGCTGATGAGGCAAAGGGCAAAGCTTCAGTTTTCAGACCGCATATTGAGGTAAAGAAAATCACAGATGCTATTGAAAACACGGTTATCGACTTAAGACAACAAATGATAAGAACAAGTAATAATAAAAATGAATTGTAA
- a CDS encoding 2'-5' RNA ligase family protein: protein MKKLYFIAIYPPQRIINEIKLFKEDFAYHYQNSKAVKNDAHITLLPPFSRETELENDIIEAFERIDTSLSPFEIVLNGFGSFPNPKNPVIFVHPEYNPGLIDIYHRVKKQFSFGKGSFNPHMTVGYRDLSFENYLKAWKVYQNKPYENKFTVDKILLLRYDGKWVPIIEKKLQ, encoded by the coding sequence ATGAAAAAATTATATTTCATTGCTATCTATCCTCCTCAACGGATCATTAATGAAATAAAACTCTTCAAAGAAGACTTTGCTTACCATTATCAAAATTCAAAAGCGGTTAAAAATGATGCTCATATCACCTTGTTACCTCCATTTTCAAGAGAGACAGAGCTTGAGAATGATATTATTGAAGCGTTTGAAAGAATAGATACTTCTCTATCCCCATTCGAAATCGTTCTCAATGGCTTTGGAAGCTTTCCGAATCCAAAAAATCCGGTGATCTTTGTACATCCTGAATACAATCCGGGCCTTATAGATATTTACCATCGAGTAAAAAAACAATTTAGCTTTGGCAAAGGCTCCTTCAACCCTCATATGACCGTTGGATACAGAGATTTGAGTTTTGAAAATTACCTGAAAGCCTGGAAAGTTTATCAAAACAAACCTTACGAAAATAAATTTACCGTTGATAAAATTCTGCTTCTGAGATATGACGGAAAATGGGTACCCATCATAGAAAAGAAACTACAATAA
- a CDS encoding M64 family metallo-endopeptidase → MKKTLFLILVSSLCFSQTFQTVSLLNNGSNSNRINIAVLGDGFTSAQQTNFVNSAQSTINYLFTKSPYTEYKNYFNAYAVKVVSTETGVKHPGTATDVTEPVIPVSNPNNYLGSSFDFGVHRCIYSNSTNKVAQVLAANVPDYDITYVLGNSTEYGGCGGAYAFASLNGSSNEIVVHELGHSFGKLADEYWFAGTGESPNKTQNSNTSTIKWKNWLGLNSVGVYPYTESPSWYRPHQNCEMRYLDRQFCSVCKEAIIERIHSLVSPIDSYTPANSSNVNGNAAVTFTVNEVLPIPNTLVNSWTLNGTALSSTSNTLTVSPSQLNSGLNTLIFSVTDNSPLIKVNSHNTVHFATVTWKLNKTSTLRMSEIKAEERRFGIYPNPAENEFYIKGKQDFSKNVKVALYDGSGKLIPVKFEMKNTSTIFVNISTIPSGIYTLAVSEDEGLIISQKIVKE, encoded by the coding sequence ATGAAAAAAACTTTATTTCTCATATTAGTAAGTTCATTGTGCTTTTCACAAACCTTTCAGACAGTTTCTCTGCTTAATAACGGTTCAAACTCTAACCGGATCAATATCGCAGTATTGGGTGATGGATTTACTTCTGCTCAGCAAACTAATTTTGTGAATTCTGCACAGTCTACGATTAACTATCTCTTTACAAAAAGCCCATATACAGAATATAAAAATTATTTTAATGCGTATGCTGTAAAAGTAGTGTCAACAGAAACAGGTGTAAAACATCCTGGAACAGCAACGGATGTTACAGAGCCGGTTATTCCTGTTTCCAATCCCAATAATTACCTGGGCTCTTCATTTGACTTTGGTGTACACCGCTGTATTTACAGCAATAGTACAAATAAAGTAGCGCAGGTTCTCGCAGCTAATGTTCCTGATTATGATATTACGTACGTTCTGGGTAACTCTACAGAGTATGGCGGATGCGGAGGTGCTTATGCATTTGCGTCGCTAAATGGCTCTTCAAATGAGATTGTAGTACATGAACTTGGGCATTCCTTTGGAAAGCTTGCGGATGAATATTGGTTTGCAGGAACAGGGGAATCACCTAACAAGACACAAAACTCCAATACATCAACCATCAAATGGAAAAACTGGTTAGGATTAAACAGTGTGGGAGTGTATCCTTATACCGAAAGCCCTTCATGGTACCGTCCACATCAAAATTGTGAAATGAGATATCTGGACAGACAGTTTTGTTCCGTTTGTAAAGAGGCCATTATTGAGAGAATACATTCATTAGTATCACCGATTGACTCTTATACACCAGCCAACAGCAGCAATGTGAATGGTAATGCCGCGGTAACATTTACTGTAAATGAAGTTTTGCCAATCCCTAATACATTGGTCAATTCCTGGACTCTCAATGGAACGGCTCTTTCTTCAACCAGCAATACCTTAACAGTTTCTCCGTCACAACTGAATAGCGGTCTTAATACCCTTATTTTCTCTGTTACCGACAACAGTCCTTTAATAAAAGTTAACAGTCACAATACGGTTCATTTTGCCACGGTAACCTGGAAACTGAATAAGACCTCAACGTTAAGGATGTCTGAAATTAAAGCAGAAGAAAGAAGATTCGGAATCTATCCGAATCCGGCAGAGAATGAATTCTACATCAAAGGTAAACAGGACTTTTCAAAGAATGTAAAAGTAGCATTGTATGATGGATCGGGTAAATTGATTCCTGTCAAATTTGAAATGAAAAATACTTCTACGATCTTTGTTAATATCAGTACTATTCCTTCTGGAATCTATACTTTAGCTGTAAGTGAAGATGAAGGTCTGATCATTTCACAAAAAATTGTAAAAGAATAA
- the ruvC gene encoding crossover junction endodeoxyribonuclease RuvC → MIAEKIILGIDPGTAIMGFGIISIKKGQMEMVSIHELILKKYPNHETKLKYIFDKTLALIDEYHPDEVALEAPFYGKNVQSMLKLGRAQGVAMAASLHRNIPITEYSPKKIKMAITGNGNASKEQVAGMLQNLLKLKEFPTKYLDASDGLAVAVCHHFNSGTIADTKSYSGWESFLKQNPDRLK, encoded by the coding sequence ATGATTGCAGAAAAGATAATTTTAGGTATTGACCCGGGAACTGCTATAATGGGCTTTGGGATTATTTCCATTAAAAAAGGTCAGATGGAAATGGTTTCCATCCACGAGCTTATTTTGAAAAAATATCCCAACCATGAAACAAAGCTAAAATACATCTTTGATAAAACCTTAGCCTTAATTGATGAGTATCACCCGGACGAGGTTGCCCTGGAAGCTCCATTTTATGGAAAAAATGTTCAGAGTATGCTAAAACTGGGACGTGCACAAGGGGTAGCAATGGCAGCGAGCCTTCATCGAAATATTCCGATTACCGAATACTCACCTAAGAAAATAAAAATGGCTATTACAGGAAATGGGAATGCCAGCAAAGAACAGGTAGCAGGGATGCTTCAAAACCTTCTGAAGCTAAAAGAATTTCCAACAAAATATCTGGATGCTTCTGATGGTCTTGCCGTAGCTGTTTGTCATCATTTTAATTCAGGAACAATTGCTGATACAAAATCTTATTCCGGATGGGAAAGTTTTTTAAAGCAGAATCCTGACCGTTTAAAATAA
- a CDS encoding zinc-dependent metalloprotease — protein sequence MKRIVLCFALILWVNAFSQNVQNICGFDQVMSQMDAKHPELKKNREIVEARLASMNKQSYLNKVGASTSWNGLYTGQIYEIPVVVHVIESQATANANLHVTDQEIIDWIDRANSMYATTFGNGFYPEGSGPTGGAVIPFKLVLAKRSPSCTPTTGIVRYNGSTIPGYDTRGVKMQSSSGASDSQIKNELAHHWPENSYFNIYVVIGFDGQQQLSYGLMGYAKFPDSYAYDYESFMKVATIKNQNDTTLTHELGHAFGLYHTFQGVSYTDQSSCPPSNDCATTGDRVCDTSPSRSMYGVAVPNNTAIDPCTGQNYDGTQYNVMNYTNSNRKFTEGQRDRAILLMMEYRKDLLNSTAGKDPSIVIPSPVSVVAAQCNPPSTAHPTNNNFAIGATNVKFGTINSTTNGYDSDEATPSYYDNFASANCIRPAYYTEIPSTTGTELKVTYAYTFSQAEKFRTKVWIDYNNNGSFEDSELVVNHLSGNLTGTGMTVTNTITPPANAVKNTYLRMRIAVDAATYNSVNLPDLTPCSQLQYGQMEDYAVKILEALGTSEVKGSSESKIVYTKSENKLQLIGSKNVSFGDYQIYDMSGKVLQKGTSKTNEVQINQTLPKGVYIITYGNKKESKKFINN from the coding sequence ATGAAGAGAATAGTTCTATGTTTTGCGTTGATCCTTTGGGTTAATGCATTTTCTCAAAATGTGCAAAATATTTGTGGTTTTGACCAAGTCATGTCACAAATGGATGCTAAACACCCTGAACTAAAGAAAAACAGGGAGATTGTAGAAGCCAGATTAGCTTCCATGAATAAGCAGTCTTATCTTAATAAAGTTGGCGCTAGTACTTCGTGGAACGGACTTTATACCGGACAAATTTATGAAATCCCTGTTGTAGTACATGTTATTGAATCTCAGGCAACTGCTAATGCAAATTTACATGTTACTGATCAGGAGATTATTGACTGGATTGACAGAGCTAACAGTATGTATGCTACAACTTTTGGCAATGGATTTTACCCTGAAGGTTCCGGACCAACTGGAGGAGCAGTAATTCCTTTTAAGCTCGTATTAGCTAAAAGATCACCTAGCTGTACTCCTACTACCGGTATTGTAAGATATAATGGAAGTACTATTCCAGGTTATGATACAAGGGGAGTTAAAATGCAAAGTTCAAGTGGAGCTAGTGATAGCCAGATCAAAAATGAGTTAGCGCACCATTGGCCGGAAAATTCATACTTTAATATTTATGTAGTGATCGGTTTTGATGGCCAGCAGCAATTATCTTATGGATTAATGGGATACGCAAAATTCCCGGATTCTTATGCTTATGATTATGAAAGCTTTATGAAGGTGGCAACCATTAAAAATCAAAATGATACGACATTAACTCATGAACTTGGACATGCTTTTGGACTTTATCATACATTTCAGGGAGTTTCATATACTGATCAATCAAGTTGCCCTCCTAGTAATGATTGTGCAACAACAGGAGATAGAGTATGTGATACTTCACCATCTAGAAGCATGTATGGTGTTGCTGTTCCTAACAATACTGCTATTGATCCATGTACCGGACAAAACTACGACGGAACTCAATATAATGTTATGAATTACACCAATTCTAACCGTAAATTTACGGAAGGACAAAGAGACCGGGCTATTTTGTTAATGATGGAGTATAGAAAAGATCTGCTTAACTCTACAGCGGGTAAAGATCCGTCGATTGTTATTCCTTCGCCAGTTTCTGTAGTTGCAGCCCAATGTAATCCGCCAAGTACAGCGCACCCTACCAATAATAATTTCGCGATCGGTGCTACCAACGTTAAATTTGGAACCATAAACAGTACTACTAATGGCTACGATTCAGATGAAGCAACTCCTTCGTATTATGATAATTTTGCTTCTGCAAATTGTATCAGACCTGCATACTATACCGAAATACCGTCAACTACAGGAACGGAGCTGAAAGTGACTTATGCATATACTTTTAGTCAGGCAGAAAAGTTTAGAACAAAAGTCTGGATCGATTATAATAACAATGGGTCTTTTGAAGATAGTGAATTGGTCGTAAATCATTTATCAGGCAATTTGACCGGAACAGGGATGACCGTTACCAACACGATTACTCCTCCTGCCAATGCTGTGAAAAATACTTATTTGAGGATGAGAATTGCAGTGGATGCTGCGACGTATAATTCAGTAAATCTTCCTGATCTTACCCCTTGCTCTCAGTTACAATATGGACAAATGGAGGACTATGCAGTTAAGATTTTAGAAGCATTAGGAACATCTGAAGTTAAAGGAAGTTCGGAAAGTAAAATTGTTTATACAAAATCAGAAAATAAACTTCAACTGATAGGAAGTAAAAATGTAAGTTTTGGAGATTACCAGATCTATGACATGAGTGGAAAAGTATTGCAGAAAGGTACTTCTAAAACGAATGAAGTTCAAATCAACCAAACATTACCAAAAGGAGTATACATTATCACTTACGGTAATAAAAAAGAATCAAAGAAATTTATAAATAACTAA
- a CDS encoding DUF4407 domain-containing protein has protein sequence MKNQQQTINQVNHKINWFQKFLMVCSGGNIHILRKTPSEWNKFSGIGGIVLFTAVFATLSAGYAMYTVFDNIWTSVGFGILWGLMIFNLDRYIVSSIKKTGTWWNQILMAIPRLVLATFLGIIISKPLELKIFEKEVNKQLNTIIQRNKKQLQGEMTGRILQQSGPFETEKKQISEKIAQYQKSYDSAAVELEKEILGKQSGLTSGKVGFGSNAKRKQELKEQRRQDLESYQKQVAPRLEYLDKEISKVYTNLETERKSTETFEDKFNGFAARLQALDELGKNSAIIGLAAAFIMGLFICLEISPVLVKLISHVGPYDHLLEKTENDFRLYSKEKIEKGNALTDYRIDDFKENLNK, from the coding sequence ATGAAAAATCAACAACAAACTATAAATCAGGTGAATCATAAAATAAATTGGTTCCAGAAGTTTCTGATGGTATGCTCCGGAGGAAACATCCATATTTTAAGGAAAACACCAAGTGAATGGAATAAATTTTCGGGTATCGGAGGTATCGTTTTATTTACTGCAGTTTTCGCTACACTTTCCGCAGGTTATGCCATGTATACAGTATTTGATAATATATGGACATCTGTTGGTTTTGGAATTTTATGGGGATTAATGATATTTAACCTGGACCGTTACATTGTTTCCTCCATCAAAAAAACGGGAACATGGTGGAATCAGATACTCATGGCTATTCCACGTCTGGTTTTGGCTACTTTTTTAGGAATTATCATTTCAAAACCTTTAGAGCTTAAAATTTTTGAAAAGGAAGTCAATAAACAGCTGAACACGATCATCCAGCGAAATAAAAAGCAGCTTCAGGGTGAAATGACCGGCAGAATTCTTCAGCAAAGCGGTCCTTTTGAAACTGAGAAAAAACAAATATCAGAAAAGATTGCACAATACCAAAAGTCTTATGATTCGGCAGCTGTAGAGCTAGAAAAAGAAATCCTCGGAAAACAATCAGGCTTAACGAGTGGAAAAGTAGGTTTCGGATCTAATGCCAAAAGAAAACAGGAGCTTAAGGAGCAAAGACGTCAGGATCTTGAGAGTTATCAAAAGCAAGTAGCTCCAAGGTTGGAATATCTGGATAAAGAAATTTCAAAAGTATACACCAATCTGGAAACCGAAAGAAAATCTACTGAAACCTTTGAGGATAAGTTCAATGGATTTGCCGCCCGTTTGCAGGCGCTTGATGAGTTAGGAAAAAATTCCGCAATCATAGGTTTAGCTGCAGCCTTTATTATGGGGCTTTTCATTTGTCTGGAAATTTCTCCTGTACTGGTTAAGCTAATTTCTCATGTAGGCCCCTATGATCATCTTTTGGAAAAAACAGAAAATGATTTTCGATTGTACTCCAAAGAAAAAATTGAAAAAGGCAATGCCCTTACCGACTATAGAATCGATGATTTTAAAGAGAATCTAAATAAATAA
- a CDS encoding KTSC domain-containing protein: MPSSVVHSYEYFPETEILRIVYQSGAVYDYLKVPQIIVDQFKAFTSKGTFLNKVIKKKFKYTRIK, translated from the coding sequence ATGCCTTCCTCAGTTGTACATAGTTATGAATATTTTCCGGAAACTGAAATACTAAGAATTGTATATCAGTCGGGAGCAGTTTATGATTATTTGAAAGTACCCCAGATCATTGTTGATCAATTCAAAGCTTTTACTTCTAAAGGGACATTTCTTAATAAGGTTATCAAAAAGAAATTTAAGTATACCAGAATAAAATAA
- a CDS encoding redoxin domain-containing protein produces the protein MILQQGTPAPDFELHATPDQKLKRSDFLGKNLILVFYPADWSPVCGDQVSLYNEMLSIFHKYNADILGISVDSAWCHDAFMENRKLHFPLLADFNPKGEVSKAYGVYNEDNGTSQRALFVIDPEGIIQWSYLSPDGINPGADGIIDALENLKQK, from the coding sequence ATGATACTACAACAAGGAACCCCGGCACCGGATTTTGAGCTCCATGCCACTCCCGACCAGAAACTAAAACGTTCTGATTTTTTAGGAAAGAACCTGATTTTAGTTTTTTATCCTGCAGACTGGAGTCCGGTTTGTGGTGATCAAGTGAGCCTATATAATGAAATGCTTTCCATTTTTCATAAATATAATGCAGATATCCTGGGTATTTCTGTTGACAGCGCCTGGTGCCATGATGCTTTCATGGAAAACAGAAAACTACACTTCCCCCTGTTGGCAGACTTCAACCCCAAGGGAGAAGTTTCAAAAGCTTACGGCGTCTATAATGAAGATAACGGAACTTCACAAAGAGCACTATTTGTTATTGATCCTGAAGGAATCATCCAGTGGAGCTACTTATCACCCGATGGAATTAATCCGGGAGCTGACGGAATCATTGATGCTTTAGAAAATTTAAAACAAAAATAA
- a CDS encoding thioredoxin domain-containing protein produces the protein MSTLRIPIGPNDHVQGNPDTAKIVLVEYGDYQCPYCGHAFPLIRRFVQENSDDVAFVFRNFPLTDAHEYAMAAATVAEAAGKQGKFWEMHDLIYDNQNILNEALLKECVKVLKLDVNKIENEINTEELQAKIEADFEGGVRSGVNGTPSFFVNGQKWEDYDGTYDSFIDLIS, from the coding sequence ATGTCTACTTTAAGAATTCCCATTGGTCCTAACGACCACGTTCAGGGAAATCCAGATACCGCGAAAATAGTTTTAGTAGAATATGGTGACTATCAATGTCCGTATTGTGGACACGCTTTTCCTTTAATAAGAAGATTTGTTCAGGAAAACAGTGATGATGTAGCATTTGTATTCAGGAACTTTCCTTTGACTGATGCCCATGAATATGCCATGGCAGCCGCAACAGTTGCCGAGGCAGCAGGAAAACAAGGAAAATTCTGGGAAATGCACGACCTCATCTATGATAATCAAAATATATTGAACGAAGCACTACTCAAAGAGTGTGTAAAAGTTCTGAAACTGGATGTGAATAAAATCGAAAATGAGATTAACACCGAAGAACTTCAGGCAAAGATTGAGGCTGACTTTGAAGGCGGTGTACGCAGTGGAGTAAACGGCACTCCATCTTTTTTCGTCAATGGACAAAAATGGGAAGATTATGACGGAACGTATGATTCATTCATTGACCTAATTTCTTAG